A window from Methylocystis sp. MJC1 encodes these proteins:
- a CDS encoding AAA family ATPase, with the protein MNNVSQAEQELAEWRERAIAFEQEIQKAVIGQARVIRLATICIFARGHVMIEGDVGVGKTTLLRAVSRALGGDFARVEGTVDMMPSDILYHTYLGDDGRPRVEASELLRLAKTLPVFFFNEINRARPQVHSLLLRLMAERSVTAFNQLVRFPYLQVFADRNMVEREETFELPAAARDRFFMEISMQAPTDPEARRKLVFDSAFQDVDALLERVKPGTVDYRRIGHVARTIQETVKASATLQNYVLGLWRGLTEPASVGISLPDVDVTTLVKGGASPRGLATLARAARVRAWLEGRDYLTPDDIKDVFFEVMAHRIFVDPIHALRGDEPVKQLCHAVFDATPVP; encoded by the coding sequence TTGAACAACGTCTCTCAAGCAGAGCAAGAGCTCGCTGAATGGCGCGAACGCGCGATCGCGTTTGAGCAGGAAATCCAAAAAGCCGTCATCGGGCAGGCGCGCGTCATCAGGCTCGCGACGATCTGCATTTTCGCCCGCGGTCATGTCATGATCGAAGGGGATGTTGGCGTGGGCAAGACGACCCTGCTACGCGCGGTGTCTCGCGCGCTCGGCGGCGATTTCGCGCGTGTCGAGGGCACGGTCGACATGATGCCGAGCGACATTCTCTATCACACCTATCTCGGCGATGACGGACGCCCGCGCGTCGAGGCGTCGGAGCTTCTCCGCCTGGCGAAGACGCTGCCGGTTTTCTTCTTCAACGAAATCAATCGCGCGCGGCCGCAGGTCCATTCCCTCCTGTTGCGGCTGATGGCGGAACGCAGCGTGACGGCGTTCAACCAGCTCGTTCGCTTCCCTTATCTCCAGGTCTTCGCGGATCGAAATATGGTGGAGCGCGAAGAGACTTTCGAGTTGCCGGCCGCGGCGCGCGACCGCTTCTTCATGGAGATTTCCATGCAGGCGCCAACGGATCCGGAGGCGCGCCGCAAGCTCGTTTTCGACTCCGCCTTTCAGGATGTGGACGCGCTCCTGGAAAGAGTTAAACCGGGTACGGTCGATTATCGGCGGATCGGGCATGTGGCCCGAACGATCCAGGAGACGGTCAAGGCGAGCGCGACCCTTCAAAACTACGTGCTGGGCCTCTGGCGGGGGCTGACCGAACCTGCATCTGTGGGCATATCCTTGCCGGATGTCGACGTGACGACTCTGGTCAAGGGCGGCGCGAGCCCGCGCGGCCTTGCGACCCTGGCGCGGGCGGCGCGAGTGCGGGCCTGGCTCGAGGGCAGAGACTATCTTACACCCGACGACATCAAAGACGTCTTCTTTGAAGTGATGGCGCATCGCATCTTCGTCGATCCGATCCACGCATTGCGTGGCGACGAGCCGGTCAAGCAGCTATGTCACGCCGTTTTCGACGCGACGCCAGTTCCATGA
- a CDS encoding methanol dehydrogenase [cytochrome c] subunit gives MRKMHFAAALAFGIMFSAGSALAYDGTKCKAPGNCWEPKPGFPEKVEGSKYDPKHDPKELAKQQASVQAMEERNKKRVENFKKTGKWEYDVSKIAQ, from the coding sequence ATGCGTAAGATGCATTTCGCCGCGGCGCTCGCCTTCGGCATCATGTTCAGCGCCGGCAGCGCTCTCGCCTATGACGGCACCAAGTGCAAGGCGCCCGGCAATTGCTGGGAGCCCAAGCCCGGCTTTCCGGAAAAGGTCGAGGGCTCGAAATATGATCCCAAGCACGACCCGAAAGAGCTCGCCAAGCAGCAGGCCTCGGTCCAGGCCATGGAGGAGCGAAACAAGAAGCGGGTCGAGAATTTCAAGAAGACCGGAAAATGGGAATATGACGTGAGCAAGATCGCTCAGTAA
- the moxG gene encoding cytochrome c(L), periplasmic — MFNQKKKAARIVVAAIGAFVAVTAALAQSAITFRNTITGGVLNFNDALPEGKDTPAVKEFMTTAQNPYNEDMSCLKQGEQIFLSACSGCHGHLGEGKIGPGLNDAYWTYPQNETDEGLFSTIYGGAQASMGPQYQNLQLDEMLKVMAWVRHLFKEAPEKATWLTDAQRKSFKPYPGHETLPENPTGKCQVKK; from the coding sequence GTGTTCAATCAGAAGAAAAAGGCGGCTCGTATCGTCGTTGCTGCGATTGGGGCCTTTGTGGCTGTCACGGCGGCGCTCGCGCAATCGGCCATCACTTTCCGCAACACCATCACTGGCGGAGTCCTCAATTTCAACGACGCCCTGCCGGAAGGTAAAGACACCCCGGCGGTCAAGGAATTCATGACGACGGCCCAGAACCCCTACAATGAGGATATGAGCTGCCTGAAGCAAGGTGAGCAGATCTTCCTCTCGGCCTGTTCCGGCTGCCATGGCCATCTCGGCGAAGGCAAGATCGGCCCCGGTCTTAACGACGCTTATTGGACCTATCCACAGAACGAGACCGACGAAGGCCTGTTCTCGACGATCTATGGTGGCGCGCAAGCGTCGATGGGTCCGCAGTACCAGAATCTTCAGCTCGACGAGATGCTGAAAGTGATGGCCTGGGTTCGCCATCTCTTCAAGGAGGCGCCGGAGAAGGCGACGTGGCTGACGGATGCGCAGCGCAAGTCGTTCAAGCCTTATCCCGGGCACGAGACCCTGCCGGAAAATCCGACCGGCAAGTGCCAGGTCAAAAAATAA
- the moxJ gene encoding methanol oxidation system protein MoxJ, with amino-acid sequence MLRVRSFIQLSVAALAFLGAASASAASLGVSSDAVSNAAPTSVPTPTQAPDPTALRICAAKNQQPLSLEDGSGLENKIAVALADAMMRKAQFVWSERPAIYLVRDYLDKNLCDVIVGLDTGDPRVATSKPYYRTGYVFVSRADRELDVKSWNDARLKKLGHIVVAFGSPGEVLMKDIGLYEDNMAYLYSLVNFKSARNQYTQIDPSRMVGEVVNGAAEIAVGFAPDVARYVKGSTVPLRMTLIEDNAAKSNGEKVPQRFDQSVAVRRDDKALLAAVDAALIVAKPKIEEILKAEGVPLLPVSQ; translated from the coding sequence ATGTTGCGTGTCCGCTCATTCATCCAGCTAAGCGTCGCCGCTTTGGCGTTCCTCGGAGCGGCGAGCGCTTCTGCTGCGTCGCTCGGCGTTTCGAGCGACGCCGTCAGCAATGCAGCGCCAACGTCGGTTCCGACGCCGACGCAAGCCCCCGATCCGACTGCGCTGCGCATCTGCGCCGCAAAAAACCAACAGCCGCTGTCGCTGGAAGACGGCTCCGGTCTGGAGAACAAGATCGCCGTCGCGCTAGCGGACGCCATGATGCGCAAGGCGCAATTCGTGTGGTCCGAGCGGCCCGCCATCTATCTCGTTCGAGACTATCTCGACAAGAATCTCTGCGACGTGATTGTCGGCCTCGATACGGGCGATCCCCGCGTCGCAACGTCGAAGCCCTATTATCGCACGGGTTACGTGTTCGTGAGTCGAGCCGATCGCGAACTCGATGTGAAGTCCTGGAACGACGCGCGACTGAAAAAGCTTGGCCACATCGTCGTCGCCTTCGGGTCGCCCGGCGAGGTGCTGATGAAGGATATCGGCCTCTACGAAGACAACATGGCCTATCTTTACTCGCTGGTGAATTTCAAGTCGGCGCGCAATCAATATACGCAGATCGATCCCAGCCGCATGGTCGGTGAGGTTGTGAACGGCGCGGCTGAAATCGCCGTCGGCTTCGCGCCAGATGTCGCGCGCTACGTCAAAGGGTCGACCGTCCCCCTGCGAATGACGTTGATCGAGGACAATGCGGCGAAGAGCAATGGCGAAAAAGTGCCGCAGCGATTCGACCAGTCGGTCGCCGTTCGCCGTGACGACAAGGCCTTGCTGGCAGCCGTCGATGCCGCCCTCATCGTCGCCAAGCCGAAGATCGAGGAAATCCTCAAAGCGGAGGGCGTGCCCCTTCTGCCTGTTTCCCAATAG
- a CDS encoding methanol/ethanol family PQQ-dependent dehydrogenase, with protein sequence MRKFLNSVSLLSVLIATPFAMTSVVRAEDRLEALAKSEDNWAMQGKNYSANHYSTLTQINADNVKNLKVSWSFSTGLLSGHEGAPIVADGKMYVHTSFPNNTFALDLADPTRILWQHKPKQNAAARAVACCDIVNRGLAYWPGDGKAPSLIIKTLLDGNVVALNAVTGQEYWKIENSDFKVGSTLTVAPHVYKDIVLIGSSGAELGVRGYMTAYDVRTGEQKWRAYATGPDSDVLIGDDFNKANPHYGQKGLGTSTWEGDAWKIGGGTNWGWFAYDPGTNLVYYGSGNPAPWNETMRPGDNKWTMTIWGRDLETGQAKFGYQKTPHDEWDYAGINFMMLSEQKDKEGKLRKLLTHPDRNGIVYTLDRTDGTLISADKIDDTVNVFKKVDLKSGLPARDPEYGTRMDHLAKDVCPSAMGYHNQGLDSYDPTKELFFLGVNHICMDWEPFMLPYRAGQFFVGATLNMYPGPKGDRQKGEGLGQIKAYNAITGQFKWEKMERFAVWGGTAATAGNVVFYGTLDGFIKARNSDTGELLWKFKLPSGVIGHPIVYQHKGTEYVAILYGVGGWPGVGLVFDLQDPTAGLGAVGAFKQLANYTQMGGGVMVFSLNGQGPYDDLSLGEYKAN encoded by the coding sequence ATGAGGAAATTCCTGAATTCTGTTTCCCTGCTGTCGGTCCTGATCGCGACGCCCTTCGCGATGACGTCAGTTGTTCGAGCCGAAGACCGGCTCGAAGCGCTGGCCAAAAGCGAAGACAACTGGGCGATGCAGGGCAAGAACTACAGCGCCAACCATTACAGCACCCTCACCCAGATCAATGCCGACAACGTAAAGAACCTCAAGGTTTCCTGGTCGTTTTCGACGGGGCTCCTGAGCGGGCACGAAGGCGCGCCGATTGTCGCCGACGGGAAGATGTATGTGCATACCTCCTTCCCCAACAACACATTCGCTCTCGATCTGGCCGATCCCACTCGTATTCTCTGGCAGCATAAGCCCAAGCAAAACGCCGCCGCGCGCGCTGTCGCCTGCTGTGACATCGTCAATCGCGGCCTTGCCTACTGGCCGGGCGACGGCAAGGCGCCCTCGCTGATCATCAAGACGCTTCTCGACGGCAATGTTGTGGCGCTCAACGCCGTTACGGGCCAGGAATACTGGAAAATCGAGAACTCTGACTTCAAGGTCGGCTCGACGCTCACCGTTGCGCCTCACGTCTATAAGGACATTGTGCTGATTGGCAGCTCGGGCGCGGAACTCGGCGTGCGCGGCTATATGACGGCTTACGACGTTCGCACCGGCGAGCAGAAGTGGCGCGCATACGCGACTGGCCCCGATTCGGACGTTCTCATCGGCGACGATTTCAACAAAGCAAATCCGCATTACGGTCAGAAGGGCCTCGGCACCTCGACCTGGGAAGGCGACGCCTGGAAGATCGGCGGCGGCACGAACTGGGGCTGGTTCGCCTATGATCCGGGAACCAACCTCGTTTACTACGGCAGCGGCAATCCGGCGCCGTGGAACGAGACCATGCGCCCGGGTGATAATAAGTGGACGATGACCATCTGGGGTCGCGACCTCGAGACCGGCCAGGCCAAGTTCGGCTATCAGAAGACGCCGCACGACGAGTGGGACTACGCGGGCATCAACTTCATGATGCTCAGTGAGCAGAAGGATAAGGAAGGCAAGCTGCGCAAGCTGCTGACCCATCCGGATCGCAACGGCATCGTCTATACTCTCGACCGCACCGACGGCACGCTGATCTCCGCGGATAAGATCGACGACACGGTCAATGTGTTCAAGAAGGTCGACCTCAAAAGCGGCCTGCCTGCGCGCGATCCAGAATATGGAACCCGCATGGACCATCTCGCCAAGGATGTTTGCCCCTCGGCGATGGGCTATCACAACCAGGGTCTCGACTCTTACGATCCGACCAAGGAGCTGTTCTTCCTCGGCGTGAATCACATCTGCATGGATTGGGAGCCTTTCATGCTTCCCTACCGCGCAGGTCAGTTCTTCGTTGGCGCGACCCTGAACATGTATCCGGGTCCGAAGGGCGACCGCCAGAAAGGCGAGGGGCTGGGCCAGATCAAAGCCTATAATGCGATCACTGGCCAGTTCAAATGGGAGAAGATGGAGCGCTTCGCGGTTTGGGGCGGCACCGCTGCGACCGCTGGCAATGTCGTCTTCTATGGCACGCTGGACGGCTTCATCAAGGCTCGCAACAGCGACACCGGCGAGCTGCTCTGGAAATTCAAGCTGCCCTCGGGCGTCATTGGTCATCCCATCGTCTATCAGCACAAGGGCACTGAATATGTCGCCATCTTGTATGGCGTCGGCGGTTGGCCGGGAGTGGGCCTTGTGTTTGACCTTCAGGATCCGACGGCCGGCCTCGGCGCGGTCGGCGCCTTCAAGCAGCTCGCCAACTACACGCAGATGGGCGGCGGCGTGATGGTGTTTTCACTCAATGGCCAGGGTCCGTACGACGACCTGAGCCTTGGTGAATACAAAGCCAACTAA
- a CDS encoding trypsin-like serine peptidase, translating into MTDRRIRVLFGALLLTLLAPKLQAMKAQIVDVALYPQDRRRLMTEVDAARFVGAGVLMCYSDFGTLERGAAAWLIGTHDLVVLNAHNFVDRKLAPTHPVTDCFFRIAGGDYHFDGDSLRIGAAVASKALHITDDWALLRLLQPTPDDVKPQPLPDTSGIATGSAMKVTMVSPAGHSNTRLSATIESCEIRQIDEPTEGHVRRVRHNCNDGYGGSGSALFSEDGRLIAMHSASLDMNLQRPFDMETHYGSAMLFEGELVKAIREAVEKR; encoded by the coding sequence ATGACCGATCGTAGGATCCGCGTCCTTTTCGGCGCATTGCTATTGACGCTCCTCGCTCCCAAACTCCAAGCCATGAAGGCGCAGATCGTCGACGTCGCACTCTATCCGCAGGACAGGCGGCGTCTGATGACCGAAGTTGATGCGGCGCGCTTCGTCGGCGCGGGCGTGCTGATGTGCTATTCCGATTTCGGCACGTTGGAGCGCGGGGCCGCCGCCTGGCTGATCGGCACGCACGATCTCGTTGTGTTGAACGCGCATAATTTTGTCGATCGCAAGCTGGCGCCGACGCACCCGGTAACCGACTGCTTCTTCCGGATCGCGGGCGGCGACTATCACTTCGACGGCGACAGTCTGCGGATCGGGGCGGCGGTGGCTTCAAAGGCCCTGCACATCACCGACGACTGGGCGCTTCTGCGGCTGCTGCAACCAACGCCAGACGACGTAAAGCCTCAGCCTCTTCCCGATACGAGCGGCATCGCGACCGGCTCCGCAATGAAAGTGACGATGGTGTCGCCTGCGGGACATTCCAACACGCGTCTCTCTGCGACGATCGAATCCTGCGAGATTCGCCAGATCGACGAACCGACCGAGGGGCATGTACGACGCGTGCGCCACAACTGCAATGACGGCTATGGCGGTTCCGGATCGGCTCTCTTCTCGGAAGACGGGCGACTGATTGCGATGCACAGCGCGTCGCTGGACATGAATCTCCAGCGTCCCTTCGACATGGAGACGCATTATGGGTCCGCCATGCTCTTCGAAGGTGAATTGGTCAAAGCCATTCGCGAAGCGGTCGAGAAGCGCTGA
- a CDS encoding c-type cytochrome produces MAICIGAAGSAIAADDLSRGQYLVEALAACDNCHTPRGPGGYDFSVRFSGGSQTFSGADYVARGSNISSDNETGVGGWGDDALRAAIIAGKGRDGTLAPAMPSDSYRVLTKDDLDGVIAFLRAAAPVRAPSAAPSQRHGAWAPHPLPGAEAPFDESARAVKIKRGLYIASVARCMACHSGEVEDAPDHVKKLGAGGKIFRTPAGVAVASNISAHREKGVGAWSDEDIKRAITQGVSRNGDPLKPPMSTLAKAHFAKMSPDDLDALIAYLRSIPAKE; encoded by the coding sequence ATGGCCATTTGCATTGGAGCCGCCGGCTCGGCGATCGCCGCGGACGATCTGTCGCGGGGGCAATATCTCGTGGAAGCCTTGGCGGCGTGCGATAATTGCCACACGCCGCGCGGTCCTGGCGGTTACGACTTCTCCGTGCGTTTCTCCGGCGGTTCTCAAACCTTTTCCGGCGCGGATTATGTGGCGCGTGGCTCGAATATCTCATCCGACAACGAGACGGGCGTGGGCGGCTGGGGCGATGACGCGTTGCGCGCCGCCATCATTGCCGGCAAGGGCCGCGATGGGACGCTCGCGCCGGCCATGCCCTCTGATTCCTACCGGGTGCTGACGAAAGACGATCTCGACGGGGTTATCGCTTTCCTGCGCGCGGCGGCTCCCGTACGGGCGCCGTCTGCGGCGCCGTCACAGCGGCATGGCGCGTGGGCCCCGCACCCGCTGCCAGGCGCCGAAGCGCCTTTCGATGAATCGGCCCGCGCCGTCAAAATCAAACGCGGCCTGTATATCGCCTCGGTTGCCCGCTGCATGGCTTGTCACAGCGGCGAGGTAGAAGACGCGCCCGATCATGTGAAGAAGCTCGGCGCCGGAGGCAAGATTTTCCGCACCCCGGCCGGCGTCGCCGTTGCATCGAACATCAGCGCACATCGAGAGAAAGGCGTCGGAGCCTGGTCCGACGAAGACATCAAGCGCGCCATCACGCAAGGCGTCTCGCGCAATGGTGATCCGCTCAAGCCGCCTATGTCGACCCTCGCCAAGGCGCATTTCGCAAAGATGTCGCCAGATGACCTCGATGCGCTTATCGCCTATCTGCGGTCGATCCCCGCGAAGGAGTAG
- a CDS encoding TolC family outer membrane protein, whose translation MRQARIFPLEKPARWLPPVGGHKLYFISTACWCLALASLGHTETLNDALSEAYITNPQLNAQRADTRSVDENLPIARGTLLPTVNLLGNYSVLQQNLLTSAFKSYTLTQPAGAGVFVNLNVFNGFRGVNGIDQAKAQIVQSRQLLRNAENIILANAAAAYLNVLHDTAIYKLRDNFVRALANQVAMTKGRFLGGEVTKTDIFQAESYLAQGKLDRSTTLVNLRSCIATYNQLIGKSPNRLTPVEPFDRMLPKNLGAAVQLALTDHPAALAARYNVDIIELAVKIAEGELAPTVNLVGSVNQNFNYVGYVGAPNERLFQGMAGIQVNVPIYEGGVIYARARQAKERLGEAKFLYHQQINQIKQSVEAAWAAWNESGRLAASAREQARSAESALAGVRQEAKIGLRSTWDILNAQLTLMNARVLLVDAQRNRILSGFNLLASMGQLSAEKLALNVPIYDATTHYEQIKNQWFGLEAWSPPAVQQAE comes from the coding sequence ATGCGACAGGCGAGAATATTTCCCCTCGAGAAACCTGCAAGATGGCTTCCTCCGGTTGGAGGTCATAAGCTCTACTTCATCTCGACGGCTTGCTGGTGTCTCGCGCTCGCTTCTCTCGGCCACACCGAAACGCTGAATGACGCGCTGTCCGAAGCCTATATCACCAATCCGCAGCTGAACGCGCAGCGCGCCGACACCCGCAGTGTCGATGAGAACCTTCCGATCGCTCGCGGGACTCTTCTTCCCACGGTCAATCTCTTGGGCAATTACAGCGTACTCCAGCAGAACTTGCTGACGAGCGCGTTCAAGTCCTACACCTTGACGCAGCCCGCTGGAGCGGGCGTGTTCGTCAATCTCAATGTTTTTAACGGCTTTCGCGGGGTTAATGGAATCGACCAAGCGAAGGCCCAAATAGTCCAGTCGCGGCAGCTTCTGCGCAATGCCGAGAATATCATTCTCGCAAACGCCGCAGCCGCTTATTTGAATGTTCTGCACGACACCGCGATCTACAAACTCCGAGACAATTTTGTGCGAGCGCTCGCCAATCAGGTGGCGATGACAAAGGGCAGGTTTCTCGGCGGCGAGGTCACCAAGACAGATATCTTTCAGGCAGAATCCTATTTGGCTCAAGGCAAACTCGATCGATCGACGACGCTCGTGAATCTTCGATCTTGCATCGCGACCTACAACCAGCTGATTGGGAAATCGCCGAATAGGTTGACGCCTGTCGAGCCGTTCGACCGGATGCTGCCAAAGAACCTTGGCGCCGCCGTTCAACTCGCCCTTACTGACCATCCGGCCGCTCTCGCCGCTCGGTACAACGTCGACATAATCGAGCTCGCGGTAAAAATTGCCGAAGGGGAGCTGGCCCCGACAGTGAATCTCGTGGGTTCTGTGAATCAGAATTTTAACTACGTTGGCTATGTCGGCGCGCCGAACGAGCGGCTCTTTCAGGGAATGGCGGGCATTCAAGTGAACGTTCCGATCTATGAAGGCGGCGTTATCTACGCCCGGGCTCGACAAGCCAAGGAAAGGCTTGGAGAAGCAAAATTTCTCTACCACCAGCAAATCAATCAAATAAAGCAGTCTGTCGAGGCCGCCTGGGCCGCCTGGAATGAGTCAGGCAGGCTTGCAGCCTCGGCAAGAGAGCAAGCCAGAAGCGCCGAGTCCGCTCTTGCCGGCGTTCGCCAGGAAGCCAAGATTGGTCTGCGAAGCACCTGGGATATTTTGAACGCCCAATTGACGCTGATGAACGCGAGGGTTCTTCTGGTCGACGCTCAACGCAATCGCATTCTCTCCGGCTTCAACCTTCTCGCTTCGATGGGGCAGCTCTCAGCGGAGAAGCTAGCGCTCAACGTGCCGATCTATGACGCGACGACGCATTATGAGCAGATCAAGAATCAATGGTTCGGGCTAGAGGCGTGGAGCCCGCCCGCCGTCCAGCAAGCAGAATAG
- a CDS encoding HlyD family secretion protein, with product MALHSLRPLSRPDNLKNQARASQSLARKIYLAALVGAGCWIGLLVFGPMIFMEADGMILEDEEVVSPSFSAQVLTISVRPGEKVSAGEQIGSVVSTQMIDLISDLNSRKGQFDVRKAQIDARLSAIEAMLPVAQQRIKRSDAAYVVVDQAMARGYSTTTRLLEATRDRFEAERELASLRAEQAGLVSERASVVSNLRRLQEAVDAAQRSYRNGAIISPVAGTLGPHVATPGTVFSPGAASKIAEVYHGKQFILAYLPTNRIYSAEPGQNIIVTDGFKRQTGRIEAIGNIADQLPVEFQSAFRTVERQQLARISIEDAHVFPLLAKIKITTPFAPANLVTQAPGAIIGAVVSSSKWFMAILTGDQIRTPEYGMIGIRSSHARRAT from the coding sequence ATGGCGCTTCATTCCTTGCGTCCGTTGTCGCGGCCCGACAACCTGAAGAATCAAGCCCGCGCCAGCCAATCTCTTGCGCGCAAGATTTATCTGGCGGCGCTCGTTGGCGCCGGATGCTGGATCGGGCTTCTCGTTTTCGGCCCCATGATTTTCATGGAGGCGGACGGCATGATCCTCGAGGACGAGGAAGTTGTGTCCCCTTCGTTCAGCGCGCAGGTGTTGACGATTTCCGTTCGACCGGGGGAAAAAGTCTCCGCGGGGGAACAGATCGGCAGCGTCGTGTCGACGCAGATGATCGACTTGATCTCGGACCTCAACTCGCGCAAAGGCCAGTTCGATGTCCGCAAGGCGCAAATCGACGCGCGGCTATCGGCAATCGAAGCAATGCTTCCCGTTGCGCAACAACGCATAAAGCGTTCAGACGCCGCCTATGTCGTCGTGGACCAAGCCATGGCGCGCGGCTACAGCACGACGACGCGGCTACTGGAAGCAACGCGAGACCGCTTCGAGGCCGAACGCGAACTTGCGTCGTTGCGCGCCGAGCAGGCAGGCCTCGTGAGCGAGCGCGCTTCGGTTGTAAGCAATCTCCGTCGCCTTCAGGAAGCCGTCGATGCGGCGCAGCGTTCATATCGCAATGGTGCGATTATAAGTCCGGTGGCGGGGACGCTCGGCCCGCATGTTGCGACGCCTGGGACCGTGTTCTCGCCTGGGGCCGCGAGTAAGATTGCCGAAGTCTACCACGGAAAACAGTTCATCCTCGCCTATCTTCCGACGAACCGCATTTATTCAGCCGAGCCCGGTCAAAATATTATCGTTACAGACGGGTTCAAACGGCAGACCGGACGCATAGAGGCGATCGGCAATATCGCCGACCAGTTGCCGGTCGAGTTTCAGTCCGCCTTCCGCACGGTCGAGCGTCAGCAACTCGCGCGGATCTCCATTGAGGATGCCCACGTATTTCCGCTCTTGGCGAAAATCAAAATCACGACGCCGTTCGCACCCGCGAATCTGGTTACGCAAGCCCCGGGGGCGATCATCGGCGCCGTGGTTTCCAGCTCCAAATGGTTTATGGCCATCCTCACCGGCGACCAGATCCGCACGCCTGAATATGGAATGATTGGCATCCGCTCGAGCCACGCGCGGCGCGCGACTTGA
- a CDS encoding glycosyltransferase, with amino-acid sequence MSDHLASAWHFLLALPGSAYFALLWLTIVAEVPRYFIGIQATAAALLFRERRQTHPIGPFPTVSILLAGHNEEASIEKCIRSLHAQTFKDFEIVCVDDGSNDRTYEIMSRARRENLVSSVARLELRGGKAAALNLAARIAKGDIFVVIDCDCSFEPDAIEELLRPFATNPEVAGSSGNILVRNWRTSIITSLQAIEYLLSISLGKAFSDVLDQVVCVSGAFGAFRRDAWERVSGMDVGGGEDLDFTLRLRSCGYKVVFARHSICYTDVPDSFYSLWRQRNRWERDAIWVRYRKYPRLMNPFSPSFDWREAFHQWDFIIFNMLPALASPFYVVWLLVNYGRFGLLLLITVAMLLFVFDVTVFFVAVLITGKPVLWRLAPFLPLFGLFQSYVMRMNRFYAYVTEIIFSSSLGDNYVPQKSRDLMVWR; translated from the coding sequence ATGAGCGACCATCTCGCATCTGCCTGGCACTTTCTCCTTGCCCTCCCGGGGTCGGCTTACTTCGCGCTCCTTTGGCTCACTATCGTTGCGGAAGTGCCTCGCTACTTCATCGGCATTCAAGCCACCGCCGCGGCGTTACTGTTTCGTGAGCGACGCCAAACTCACCCGATAGGCCCCTTTCCCACAGTCTCGATCCTTCTCGCAGGACACAACGAAGAAGCGTCTATCGAGAAGTGCATCCGTTCTCTCCACGCCCAGACCTTCAAAGATTTTGAGATCGTCTGCGTTGATGATGGCTCAAACGATAGAACCTACGAAATCATGAGCCGGGCTCGGCGAGAAAACCTCGTCTCTTCGGTCGCACGACTCGAGCTGCGCGGAGGAAAAGCTGCGGCTCTTAATCTCGCTGCCCGAATTGCAAAGGGCGATATTTTCGTGGTCATCGACTGCGATTGCTCTTTCGAGCCGGACGCAATCGAGGAGCTATTACGGCCGTTCGCAACCAATCCAGAAGTCGCCGGTTCGAGCGGCAATATTCTCGTGCGTAACTGGCGGACGTCGATTATCACATCGTTGCAGGCCATCGAGTATCTGCTCTCGATTTCTCTGGGGAAAGCGTTTTCGGACGTCCTTGATCAGGTCGTCTGCGTGTCTGGCGCCTTTGGCGCGTTTCGGCGCGACGCATGGGAGCGCGTCAGCGGCATGGATGTGGGCGGCGGCGAAGATTTGGATTTCACGCTTCGCCTACGTTCCTGCGGCTATAAAGTTGTCTTTGCCAGACATTCGATTTGCTACACGGACGTCCCCGACTCCTTCTACAGCCTGTGGCGGCAACGGAATCGTTGGGAACGCGACGCAATCTGGGTTCGCTACCGTAAGTATCCTCGACTTATGAATCCGTTCAGCCCCAGCTTCGACTGGCGTGAAGCCTTCCATCAGTGGGATTTCATCATCTTTAACATGTTACCGGCGCTGGCCTCCCCGTTTTATGTGGTCTGGCTGTTGGTCAATTACGGTCGATTTGGGCTTCTTTTGCTGATCACGGTCGCGATGCTGCTCTTCGTTTTCGATGTCACTGTATTTTTTGTGGCTGTGCTCATCACAGGCAAACCCGTCCTTTGGCGATTGGCGCCATTCCTTCCGTTGTTCGGACTGTTCCAGTCCTATGTGATGCGGATGAACCGCTTCTATGCCTACGTCACGGAAATCATTTTTTCGTCTTCGCTCGGGGACAACTACGTCCCGCAGAAATCACGCGATCTCATGGTCTGGCGTTAA